The following proteins come from a genomic window of Ictidomys tridecemlineatus isolate mIctTri1 chromosome 9, mIctTri1.hap1, whole genome shotgun sequence:
- the LOC120892605 gene encoding membrane-associated progesterone receptor component 2 has translation MAAGDGDVKLGTLGSGSESGSDGSSGSPGGAGAAAEGGGWAAAALALLAGGGEMLLNVALVALVLLGAYRLWVRWGRRGLGAGAGAGEESPAASLPRMKKRDFSLEQLRQYDGSRTPRILLAVNGKVFDVTKGSKFYGPAGPYGIFAGRDASRGLATFCLDKDALRDEYDDLSDLNAVQMESVREWEMQFKEKYDYVGRLLKPGEEPSEYTDEEDTKDHNKQD, from the exons ATGGCGGCGGGTGATGGGGACGTGAAGCTAGGCACCCTGGGGAGTGGCAGCGAGAGCGGCAGCGACGGCAGCAGCGGGAGCCCAGGCGGCGCGGGAGCGGCAGCGGAAGGGGGCGGCTGGGCGGCGGCGGCGTTGGCGCTTCTGGCGGGGGGCGGGGAGATGCTGCTGAACGTGGCGCTGGTGGCGCTGGTGCTGCTGGGGGCCTACCGGCTGTGGGTGCGCTGGGGGCGGCGGGGTCTGGGCGCGGGGGCCGGGGCGGGCGAGGAGAGCCCGGCCGCCTCCCTGCCGCGCATGAAGAAGCGGGACTTCAGCCTGGAGCAGCTCCGCCAGTACGACGGGTCCCGCACGCCGCGCATCCTGCTCGCGGTCAATGGGAAAGTCTTCGACGTGACCAAAGGCAGCAAGTTCTACGGCCCCG cgGGTCCATATGGAATATTTGCTGGTAGGGATGCCTCCAGAGGACTGGCAACATTTTGCCTAGATAAGGATGCACTTAGAGATGAATATGATGATCTCTCAGATTTGAACGCAGTACAAATGGAGAGTGTTCGAGAATGGGAAATGCAGTTTAAAG AAAAATATGATTATGTAGGCAGACTCCTAAAACCAGGGGAAGAACCTTCAGAATATACAGATGAAGAAGATACCAAGGATCACAATAAACAGGATTGA